The stretch of DNA ACTTATGCAACTTGTGTATTGGTTAATTCCTCTTTCTGTTGTTAGAGGTATTCAATTGTCACAAGGGTTATCATTTGCAATGTCTGCTGTCAAGTATATAAGATCTAATCAAGATTTTGTTAAGTCTAAGAGTGTAGGTGATAGACCTTGGTTGGGTTTGGATGGTTTGTTGTTGGCTATTATTTGTGCTTGTTTTATTATTCTTGTGAATGGTGGTGGAAAGGAGAGGGAAACTGATGATGAGTATAATTTGGGTAATAATGGGAATGATAAAGGCGAAAAGACGGGTTTTAGGAGGGTTTTGTATGCTCTACCTAGTGCTTTTATCATCTTCATGTTAGGGGTAATTTTGGCAATTGCTACTGGAccaaaggaaatagggaagggtTTCAAGTTTGGACCTTCTTCTATCCATTTTGTCAACATCTCTAAGCAAGCATGGAAAGACGGGTTTCTCAAGGGTACAATTCCGCAATTGCCCTTGTCGGTATTAAACTCTGTTATCGCTGTGTGTAAATTGTCAGCTGATCTTTTTCCGGAAAAGGATTTCACAGCCACGTCTATCTCAGCGACAGTAGGGATGATGAACTTAGTTGGGTGTTGGTTTGGTGCTATGCCATGTTGTCATGGTGCTGGAGGCCTAGCAGGACAGTACAAGTTCGGAGGTAGGAGTGGAGGGTGTGTCGCGCTTTTGGGTACAGCTAAGTTGATACTAGGCATTGTCTTAGGGGGCTCAATCATAAAATTATTGGACCAATTCCCGGTCGGAGTCCTAGGGGTATTGCTATTATTTGCTGGTCTTGAGCTAGCTATGGCTTGTAGAGATATGAATACAAAGGAGGAATCGTTTGTTATGCTGTTGGTTACTGCTGTTTCTCTTGTTGCATCAGGAGCATCACTTGGGTTTCTGTGCGGAATTATCACTCATTTTCTACTTAAACTTAGGATCATGGACAAGCTACAATCTTTCCCTAATTTATGGATGCAAAGACCCCAATGATCCTACCCAAATTCTTATCGTTAAACCGTCCTGTGAAATTATGATCGTATTCGTATTGATTCAAGGAGATTAGGTTTTATCAAGGCTCATGTTGATTGATGATTTAAGCTCTCTGTTTCTTAGAGTACCCAGTCTATTGGACAGTTAGCTTTTGCTAACACATGTAATAATTACTCCGTAATCCGTATATAATTACTTCATGTATGTGTACAATCAAGGCAACTGATTTGAGTTTTATATTTTGAAACATTGCCAAAATAATGTAAAACTATATCATTAAGTATGGCTGTAAATTGAACCAATATATATGTAAGCTGTATACTTGTTTCACTATGTTTTACAGATAATTCTGAGAGATATTAAAGGTCAAATAAACTCACATTTGAGAAAGACGTGCAATAAACAGAAACCGTCACATTCGAGAATGAAGGGCAATAATAAAAACAGAAATATAACTTTGCAAGCTAGTAGCTACCATTTCATAAATATTAGTACTAAAATCAATGCCCTGTAAGCATATCAATCGATCTCAGGGACaggctaggtagcacggacactcctcctaactagccgtcccgtgtccgacactgTGTCGGACACCCGACACTCGTTGGATACATGCCTAAAAATGTTATAGTTTAGACAAGGAATAAATTGTCAAAAGAAATTGATTAAAAGATTGGTTTGGGTGAGAAATGAGAATTAGTTATAGTTAAAGTCGAATTTTACCTTCAGCTACCTAAATTTAGTATCAAATAcattaaatttagaatcaaatatattacaaaataaaatcatacgttatttataaccataaaatatgttttttttattaaatttaaatagcgtgtcccgtgtcctaaatttcatgggatgccgtatcacgtgtccgtgtcatgtccgtgtccgtgtccgtgttgGTGCTACCTAGAGGACAGGTAATGCTTCTCCCTCTTCCCTGCTAGCCACAATGTAcagaggaaagaaagaaaaaaatggaaGTTTGAGAATTCATTTTAACCTAATACACTCATCTAAACAACAAAAAAGACATTCATTCATCTCCTGAAATATTTACAGAAAATGCGCTCTTAACTTATATCAACTTCTCACCATGGTCCAGTATGCATCCTCCTCAATCGCTTTCGAGGTCCAGATTGCGCATTTGTCATCTCTTGCACCTGTTAATCGCATAAGTTGGTCAAGTTACTGCAAGTCTCGTAACATTTACGACTCAAAATTAATACTCCTAAAAGTCCAAAAATACCTCAACTAGCAAAAGATATTTGGAATCTGAGCAACATAATTCTAGGTTTCAAGTAAACAAGCCTATCATACTGCAGGTGTAGTCAATAACGCTTCATGCAGAGTTTTGAAATATATGGTGCAGATTTCTAAACTGAACACAGAATGAACATAAGAGATGATATTTGAAAGAAACGGTGAAGATTTCCTATTCAAATATCAATGCAATTTTCAGTATGGGTCAATTTATAAACATTCTATGTGTACATTTGACCCACTTCGCCCTGTAACAGACAGGATCTCTTTAAGCCAATGTTGTTTTATCATTTATTCTCCATACTGACAGAAACTAATTCATCAAGTATAAGTATGGACCATTTAGCAGAT from Silene latifolia isolate original U9 population chromosome 10, ASM4854445v1, whole genome shotgun sequence encodes:
- the LOC141605546 gene encoding molybdate transporter 1-like; the protein is MESQNQQEEISQTPYHLAPGTPPSMASNSNTQTFPFNLWSTLKQNLSFKSKWGELNGAMGDLGTFIPIVLALTLARNLDLGTTLIFTGVYNIVTGAIYGVPMPVQPMKSIAAVAIANPDFGIPEIMAAGICTGGILFVLGVTQLMQLVYWLIPLSVVRGIQLSQGLSFAMSAVKYIRSNQDFVKSKSVGDRPWLGLDGLLLAIICACFIILVNGGGKERETDDEYNLGNNGNDKGEKTGFRRVLYALPSAFIIFMLGVILAIATGPKEIGKGFKFGPSSIHFVNISKQAWKDGFLKGTIPQLPLSVLNSVIAVCKLSADLFPEKDFTATSISATVGMMNLVGCWFGAMPCCHGAGGLAGQYKFGGRSGGCVALLGTAKLILGIVLGGSIIKLLDQFPVGVLGVLLLFAGLELAMACRDMNTKEESFVMLLVTAVSLVASGASLGFLCGIITHFLLKLRIMDKLQSFPNLWMQRPQ